Proteins found in one Amycolatopsis aidingensis genomic segment:
- a CDS encoding methyltransferase domain-containing protein gives MRRIVGKQVLELTATEFDELLAAHRGAVLDVGTGDGKHAHHVAQRHPDLLVVGLDAAKDGMREISAKAASRKRGLANLIYVWASAEGLPADLHGITDLRVLMPWGSLLRGMLGSDPEMLRGLAAVCAPGATMLITLNLHAWRPPVPEVGDRPEPTPDSAADMLAGIYADAGWRLDEAKYFDQEQVRALATSWTRRLNSSKSRFDVLGLTATLVGQRSGERPASSCTNA, from the coding sequence ATGCGCAGGATCGTGGGCAAGCAGGTGCTCGAACTGACGGCGACCGAGTTCGACGAGCTGCTTGCCGCCCATCGCGGCGCCGTACTGGACGTCGGCACCGGGGACGGAAAACATGCCCACCACGTGGCGCAACGCCACCCCGACCTGCTCGTGGTGGGGCTGGACGCGGCCAAGGACGGGATGCGGGAGATCTCGGCCAAGGCGGCCAGCCGTAAGCGCGGCCTTGCCAACCTGATCTATGTCTGGGCCTCGGCCGAGGGGCTGCCCGCTGACCTGCACGGGATCACCGACCTGCGTGTCCTGATGCCGTGGGGCAGTCTGCTGCGCGGGATGCTGGGGTCCGATCCGGAGATGCTCCGCGGGCTCGCCGCGGTCTGTGCCCCTGGCGCGACCATGCTGATCACACTCAACCTGCACGCCTGGCGGCCACCGGTGCCGGAGGTGGGGGATCGTCCCGAGCCGACACCGGACTCGGCGGCGGACATGCTCGCCGGGATCTACGCGGACGCCGGATGGCGGCTGGACGAGGCGAAGTACTTCGACCAGGAGCAGGTGCGCGCCCTGGCCACCTCGTGGACCCGGCGGCTGAACTCCAGCAAGTCGCGGTTCGACGTACTCGGCCTCACCGCCACCTTGGTGGGTCAGCGCTCCGGAGAACGGCCGGCCAGCTCGTGCACGAATGCGTAG
- a CDS encoding sigma-70 family RNA polymerase sigma factor — MQASRMRALLEAARAGDADSFGRLVDPFRAELHAHCYRMFGSVHDADDVLQETLIRAWRGLAGFEDGGSVRPWLYKIATNRCLTLIERRGRRELPTDFGPGAAPPTESVWLEPYPDDRLGRPDADPEARYLSLEAVELAFVAALQHLPPRQRAVLVLREVLGFPAAETAGLLEITVAAVNSALQRARRTVGERGPGHSQREVLSAVGEEGVGDLAARYASAWELDDVDGIVALLTEDARYSMPPLPEWYEGRADIRAFLLAKPLTMRWRFRTARANGQIAFGTYRWDEDISAFVPGGLDLLVLRGTRIAEVVSFLTAEFGPFGLPERILD; from the coding sequence ATGCAGGCGAGCCGGATGCGGGCGTTGCTGGAGGCTGCGCGGGCGGGAGACGCGGACTCCTTCGGGCGGCTGGTCGATCCGTTCCGCGCCGAGTTGCACGCACACTGTTACCGGATGTTCGGCTCGGTGCACGACGCGGACGACGTGCTGCAGGAGACCCTGATCCGCGCGTGGCGCGGGCTGGCCGGGTTCGAGGACGGGGGTTCGGTGCGGCCCTGGCTGTACAAGATCGCGACGAACAGGTGCCTGACCCTGATCGAACGGCGCGGCCGCAGGGAACTGCCGACGGACTTCGGTCCGGGCGCCGCCCCGCCGACCGAGTCGGTATGGCTCGAGCCGTACCCGGACGACAGGCTGGGGCGGCCGGACGCCGATCCCGAGGCCCGTTACCTCTCCCTGGAGGCCGTCGAGCTGGCGTTCGTCGCCGCGCTACAGCATCTGCCGCCCCGCCAGCGGGCCGTGCTCGTGCTGCGGGAGGTGCTCGGCTTCCCCGCGGCCGAAACGGCGGGGCTGCTGGAGATCACGGTCGCCGCGGTCAACAGCGCGTTGCAGCGGGCCCGCCGGACCGTTGGCGAGCGCGGTCCGGGACACAGCCAGCGGGAGGTCCTGAGCGCGGTGGGCGAGGAGGGCGTCGGGGACCTGGCCGCGCGGTACGCGAGCGCATGGGAACTCGACGATGTGGATGGCATCGTGGCGCTGCTGACCGAGGACGCCAGGTACTCCATGCCGCCGCTGCCCGAATGGTACGAGGGCCGGGCGGACATCAGGGCGTTCCTGTTGGCGAAGCCGCTGACCATGCGGTGGCGGTTCCGGACGGCCCGGGCCAACGGGCAAATCGCCTTCGGGACGTACCGGTGGGACGAGGACATTTCCGCGTTTGTGCCCGGCGGCCTGGACCTGCTGGTGCTGCGGGGAACGCGGATCGCCGAGGTCGTCTCCTTCCTCACCGCCGAGTTCGGCCCGTTCGGCCTTCCGGAACGGATCCTGGACTGA
- a CDS encoding LLM class flavin-dependent oxidoreductase yields the protein MAMAIDIGVIVPTSTPDPAEPILGDVRESARFAEELGLDSIWSTDHVLASAPILDSTVVLSTAAAVTDRITVGFNVMLLALRPVAWAAKQVSTLQYVSGDRLVLGVGTGNPAHGDLGWRAAGMSYQDRGQRTDAALEVLPSLVTGKQTTLEDGVKVTLAPGAAMPPVVVAGNGRAARRRASRYGDGWVSLGLPPEEIAAGLAEIGSIAAGQARPAIKATVVAPEVDPSPQRTVERLAAYEAAGAERVIFAPTGTDWRRDYEFAARVRAAYR from the coding sequence ATGGCCATGGCGATCGATATCGGCGTCATCGTGCCCACATCCACGCCCGACCCAGCCGAACCGATCCTGGGCGATGTGCGGGAGAGCGCTCGGTTCGCCGAGGAACTGGGACTCGACTCGATCTGGTCCACCGACCATGTGCTGGCGAGTGCCCCGATCCTGGACAGCACCGTGGTCCTGTCCACGGCTGCCGCGGTGACGGATCGGATCACGGTGGGCTTCAACGTGATGCTGCTGGCCCTGCGGCCGGTCGCCTGGGCCGCGAAACAGGTGAGCACCCTGCAGTACGTCTCGGGCGATCGGCTGGTGCTGGGGGTCGGCACGGGCAACCCAGCGCATGGCGACCTGGGGTGGCGCGCGGCGGGTATGTCCTACCAGGATCGAGGTCAGCGCACCGATGCTGCCCTGGAGGTGCTGCCGAGCCTGGTCACCGGCAAGCAGACCACGCTGGAGGACGGCGTGAAAGTCACGCTGGCCCCGGGTGCGGCCATGCCTCCCGTGGTGGTGGCTGGCAATGGACGGGCGGCGCGCCGCCGGGCCTCCCGGTACGGCGACGGCTGGGTCTCGCTCGGGCTACCGCCCGAGGAGATCGCAGCTGGCCTCGCGGAGATCGGCAGCATCGCAGCCGGGCAAGCCCGCCCGGCGATCAAAGCGACCGTGGTGGCACCCGAGGTCGATCCCAGCCCCCAACGCACCGTCGAGCGGCTGGCGGCCTACGAAGCGGCCGGGGCCGAGCGCGTGATCTTCGCCCCGACCGGGACGGACTGGCGGCGCGACTACGAGTTCGCCGCGCGGGTCCGCGCCGCCTACCGCTGA
- a CDS encoding nuclear transport factor 2 family protein — protein sequence MTDDEQRIRTLVEQWAAAVHAGDMDGVMADHAEDIVMFDVPPPQAGVRGIDAYRDSWPPFFRWQAQGAVFEIVSLEVTAGTDVAFAHALLRCATPQDLAENPDNRLRLTLGLRKERDRWVVAHEHHSFPLAIEN from the coding sequence ATGACCGACGATGAGCAGCGGATCCGGACCCTGGTCGAGCAGTGGGCCGCGGCCGTGCACGCTGGCGATATGGACGGTGTAATGGCGGACCACGCCGAGGACATCGTGATGTTCGACGTCCCGCCGCCCCAGGCGGGCGTGCGCGGTATCGACGCCTACCGCGACAGCTGGCCGCCGTTCTTCCGGTGGCAGGCGCAGGGAGCCGTGTTCGAGATCGTCTCGCTGGAGGTCACGGCGGGTACGGACGTGGCGTTCGCGCACGCCCTGCTGCGCTGCGCAACCCCACAGGACCTCGCCGAGAACCCGGACAACCGGCTGCGGCTCACGCTGGGCCTGCGCAAGGAGCGGGACCGATGGGTCGTGGCACACGAGCACCACTCCTTCCCGCTGGCCATCGAGAACTAG
- a CDS encoding NAD(P)/FAD-dependent oxidoreductase gives MPLDSSEAGRTYDVIVVGNGSLGLSLGLTLAREGLRVAVLGAPHRPWAASSAAGAMIGVFGEVTDPLLTNDYGRTKLDWAYQASKLWPDWLAQLSPDSDGRDLLTADGTVMLLNAVGVPGIDDDNYKAIRNTLLSYDEKFEDVDPSELEWIDAEATARPVQAMFIPSEHSVNASELLVRLESAFTAAGGTLIPELATRVDQRGDRVRGVELESGTVLCSDDVVLAAGAASQAVLDTVPELAARIPRLVSGYGVSALVETKDASNPRSVIRTPNRAFACGLHVVPRGNGQVYVGATNTLSMDPLETPPVADVLFLMNCANRQVHRGLAESGFRNILVGNRPVSLDGMPLLGATELDGLWMMTGTYRDGLTLSPLLAREMAALIRGEETSVDLTMFQPVRPPIQPFTRDEVVAAAVMHMLATGYEDGWNLPVEWPSTIEHHLREAYTRTADELDPTYTPPPEVLASLRVFPTLTKALREYYTASHLR, from the coding sequence ATGCCCCTAGACTCCTCCGAAGCAGGCCGGACCTACGACGTCATCGTCGTCGGAAACGGTTCTCTCGGCCTGTCGCTCGGACTTACCCTCGCCAGGGAAGGCCTGCGGGTAGCCGTGCTCGGCGCACCACACCGGCCATGGGCCGCGTCCTCAGCCGCCGGCGCGATGATCGGAGTATTCGGCGAGGTCACCGACCCCCTGCTGACGAACGACTACGGTAGGACGAAACTGGACTGGGCCTACCAGGCAAGCAAACTCTGGCCCGATTGGCTGGCACAGCTGTCGCCGGACTCCGACGGCCGCGATCTCCTGACGGCCGACGGGACCGTCATGCTGCTCAACGCTGTCGGCGTTCCCGGTATCGACGACGACAACTACAAGGCGATCCGGAACACTCTCCTTTCGTACGACGAAAAGTTCGAGGATGTCGACCCGAGTGAGCTCGAATGGATAGACGCGGAAGCCACGGCTCGGCCGGTCCAGGCGATGTTCATCCCGAGCGAGCATTCGGTTAATGCTTCCGAACTGCTCGTACGCCTCGAATCGGCCTTCACTGCCGCGGGTGGGACACTGATCCCAGAACTCGCCACCCGGGTCGACCAGCGCGGAGATCGCGTACGTGGCGTCGAGCTCGAATCCGGAACGGTCCTGTGCTCCGATGACGTGGTACTGGCCGCTGGGGCGGCTTCCCAGGCAGTGCTGGACACCGTCCCCGAACTGGCCGCGAGGATACCTCGGCTGGTGAGCGGTTATGGCGTTTCCGCGCTTGTCGAAACCAAGGACGCAAGCAACCCACGATCGGTTATTCGCACACCGAACCGCGCCTTTGCCTGCGGTTTGCATGTCGTCCCACGGGGAAACGGCCAGGTCTACGTCGGCGCGACGAACACGCTGTCCATGGATCCGCTCGAGACGCCTCCGGTCGCCGATGTGCTGTTCTTGATGAACTGCGCCAATCGACAGGTGCACCGGGGCCTTGCCGAGAGTGGTTTCCGAAACATTCTGGTCGGCAATCGTCCGGTATCACTCGACGGCATGCCGCTGCTCGGTGCGACCGAACTGGACGGACTCTGGATGATGACCGGGACATACCGTGACGGCTTGACGCTTTCCCCGCTGCTCGCGCGGGAGATGGCGGCCCTCATCCGCGGCGAGGAGACGTCGGTCGACCTGACGATGTTCCAGCCGGTGCGCCCGCCGATCCAGCCGTTCACCCGGGACGAGGTCGTCGCGGCCGCGGTGATGCACATGCTCGCGACCGGCTACGAGGACGGCTGGAACCTCCCGGTGGAATGGCCGTCCACCATCGAGCACCACCTCCGGGAGGCGTACACGAGAACGGCCGATGAGCTGGACCCGACCTACACGCCACCGCCGGAGGTCCTTGCTTCGCTGCGGGTCTTCCCCACCTTGACCAAGGCACTGCGCGAGTACTACACGGCAAGTCACCTGCGCTGA
- a CDS encoding MFS transporter encodes MTASNRPLAQQRGASGTGVPASHGGNLPLRSTKERQIALVVLCIGTLMTVVDSTAVYVALPTLQTGLGISQVDLAWVVNAYLIPFGGLLLFAGRLGDLIGAKRVFLGGLGLFVSASVACGLADDPVTLFVARFAQGAGGAFTTAVALGMIVSLFPKERDQVQAFALYAFIGASGAVLGQIAGAGLTSAFGWRWIFFVNVPIGLAVIGFAVRFTDNIRESRERARVDQIGALLLVGSLMLCIYTLTEATDLGWSSLRTLALAAGGLLLMAAFIGWQARARVALIPLHLLRRRNVGWVNLVLMLMNIGPTGMFFLCALYLQHVLGFTVLEVGMAFVPTAVVLAITSLKLAPRLLREVDAKTVLIPSIVSMIVGLALFARIPADGNYLLDVLPASLLIGLGAGTAGPPVLRIALAEATTRDRGLRSGLINTTQQVGAALGLAVLSPLAASVTQQVLADGGPVNSALTDGYRTAFLAATVAAVLALTLAVIAVKPAVPRTGPAGIDPNAGHPTVRRRDPTGAENPDFLALGLGGTNMMAMLWSIAMGRRAVGVELRGDPHQALMHWNVNESLWHSLATIDRLIMERYGQDRVPRRPNGELFLLHECFYYPGAADGGEGRADEVIDGWVSDGHIAAPVGAVDIVDDRWVDGMPNRSMTTHIPEPPAAGADSSGAAPDLSEILKEPSSFQIGAEDLLILLRRYLEEMSRMDLAAGHLPRCRIFTYHRAVQPRGGRVPRWLRRLAGRRAELDGFVRYPDGRVGVRIEAIRELDEKGFYRRVRDPGTEVLDLGVPGLFMVAEGADSDDARRLGLVQDPLTVDSDDGRDPMIAQADYVIGVIAVSVGDRFRLRLASEFDESGREYWIRQAAAGHVGFIEEGWIITEVPDFVTFDPVQAGMVSRLTKRDSAEYHAAYRYLLREFYLDQITQLTGIQREMLANTLALHTPRMISVVAKMGRDPWWRPMVSWRGIPSATVVFSPAAGCRPACSATRRALAGTGGTSTPGSLPATRYASSPTASRPIPKRGWRRAAPTSRSLRAAARPHGRRPSRLREGVAARSRRSHCVTT; translated from the coding sequence ATGACCGCGTCGAACCGGCCGCTCGCGCAGCAGCGTGGAGCCAGCGGCACCGGCGTGCCGGCTTCGCACGGCGGCAACCTGCCGTTGCGAAGCACCAAGGAACGTCAGATCGCGCTGGTCGTGCTCTGTATCGGAACACTGATGACCGTTGTGGACTCCACGGCGGTCTATGTGGCACTGCCGACGCTGCAGACGGGTTTGGGCATCTCCCAGGTGGACCTGGCCTGGGTGGTGAACGCCTACCTGATCCCGTTCGGAGGGTTGTTGCTGTTCGCCGGCAGGCTCGGCGACCTGATCGGCGCCAAGCGGGTTTTTCTCGGTGGTCTCGGGCTGTTCGTCTCCGCGTCGGTGGCCTGCGGACTGGCCGACGACCCGGTCACCCTCTTCGTCGCACGCTTTGCGCAGGGGGCTGGCGGTGCGTTCACCACGGCCGTGGCCCTCGGCATGATCGTGTCGTTGTTCCCGAAGGAACGGGACCAGGTTCAGGCGTTCGCGCTCTACGCCTTCATCGGTGCCTCGGGCGCTGTGCTCGGTCAGATCGCGGGGGCCGGACTGACCAGCGCCTTCGGGTGGCGATGGATCTTCTTCGTGAACGTTCCCATCGGACTCGCCGTTATCGGGTTCGCCGTCCGGTTCACCGACAACATCCGGGAAAGCCGGGAACGTGCGCGAGTCGACCAGATCGGCGCGTTGCTGCTCGTCGGCTCGCTCATGCTGTGCATTTACACGCTCACCGAGGCGACCGACCTCGGCTGGAGCAGTCTACGGACGCTGGCGCTCGCCGCAGGCGGGTTGTTGTTGATGGCGGCGTTCATCGGCTGGCAGGCACGGGCGCGGGTCGCTCTCATACCACTGCACTTGCTGCGCAGGCGCAATGTGGGGTGGGTCAACCTGGTGCTCATGCTGATGAACATCGGCCCCACCGGGATGTTCTTTCTCTGCGCGTTGTACCTGCAACACGTGCTCGGGTTCACGGTGCTCGAGGTCGGCATGGCCTTCGTTCCCACTGCCGTGGTGCTGGCGATCACGTCCCTCAAGCTCGCACCGAGGCTGTTGCGCGAGGTGGATGCCAAGACGGTGCTGATCCCTTCGATCGTGTCGATGATCGTGGGACTCGCGTTGTTCGCCCGTATCCCCGCGGATGGGAACTATCTCCTCGACGTCCTGCCTGCGAGCCTGCTGATCGGGCTCGGGGCGGGCACCGCGGGGCCGCCGGTGCTGCGCATCGCACTGGCGGAGGCTACGACCAGGGACCGCGGTCTGCGGTCCGGCCTGATCAACACGACCCAGCAGGTGGGTGCCGCGCTGGGGCTGGCGGTGCTGTCCCCGCTGGCGGCAAGCGTGACGCAACAGGTGCTCGCCGACGGGGGCCCGGTGAACAGCGCGCTGACCGACGGCTACCGGACCGCGTTCCTGGCGGCCACCGTGGCGGCCGTGCTGGCACTGACGCTGGCCGTGATCGCGGTCAAGCCTGCCGTGCCGAGGACGGGGCCCGCCGGCATCGACCCCAACGCAGGCCACCCCACCGTCCGCAGACGCGACCCGACGGGGGCGGAGAACCCCGACTTTCTCGCGCTCGGCCTCGGCGGCACGAACATGATGGCGATGTTGTGGTCCATCGCCATGGGCAGGCGCGCTGTCGGCGTCGAACTGAGGGGAGACCCGCATCAGGCTCTGATGCACTGGAACGTCAACGAGAGCCTTTGGCACAGCCTGGCGACGATCGACCGCTTGATCATGGAACGTTACGGGCAGGACCGGGTGCCGCGGCGGCCGAACGGCGAACTGTTCCTGCTCCACGAGTGCTTTTACTACCCGGGCGCGGCAGACGGTGGTGAGGGACGCGCGGACGAGGTGATCGACGGGTGGGTTTCCGACGGGCATATCGCGGCTCCGGTCGGCGCGGTCGACATCGTGGACGACCGCTGGGTCGACGGGATGCCCAACCGGTCGATGACCACCCATATCCCGGAACCGCCTGCCGCCGGCGCGGATTCGTCCGGCGCTGCTCCGGACCTGTCCGAGATCCTGAAGGAGCCATCCTCGTTCCAGATCGGAGCCGAGGACCTCTTGATTCTGCTGCGGCGCTACCTGGAAGAGATGAGCAGGATGGATCTCGCCGCGGGTCACCTGCCTCGTTGCCGGATCTTCACCTATCACCGGGCGGTGCAGCCGCGCGGCGGCCGGGTCCCGCGATGGCTGCGAAGGTTGGCGGGGCGGCGGGCCGAACTGGACGGTTTCGTCCGGTACCCCGACGGCCGGGTGGGAGTCCGTATCGAGGCGATCCGTGAGCTGGACGAGAAGGGCTTCTACCGGAGGGTCCGTGATCCGGGGACGGAGGTGCTGGATCTGGGCGTTCCCGGGCTGTTCATGGTCGCGGAGGGAGCCGACAGCGACGACGCCAGGCGGTTGGGCCTCGTGCAGGACCCGCTCACGGTGGACAGTGATGACGGCCGTGATCCGATGATTGCGCAGGCCGACTATGTCATCGGCGTGATAGCGGTCTCCGTTGGTGACCGGTTCCGGCTTCGCCTGGCCTCCGAGTTCGACGAATCGGGAAGAGAGTACTGGATTCGCCAGGCAGCGGCGGGTCACGTTGGATTCATCGAGGAAGGGTGGATCATCACCGAAGTGCCGGATTTCGTCACCTTCGATCCGGTGCAGGCGGGCATGGTGTCACGGCTGACGAAACGTGATTCGGCGGAGTACCACGCGGCATACCGGTACTTGCTTCGGGAGTTCTATCTCGACCAGATCACACAGTTGACGGGAATCCAGAGGGAGATGTTGGCCAACACGTTGGCGCTGCACACTCCGCGGATGATCAGTGTGGTGGCGAAGATGGGACGGGACCCCTGGTGGCGGCCAATGGTGTCGTGGCGGGGGATTCCTTCGGCAACGGTAGTTTTCTCACCAGCGGCGGGGTGCAGACCGGCCTGCTCGGCCACGCGTCGCGCGTTGGCCGGTACTGGCGGAACATCGACGCCGGGATCCCTCCCGGCGACGCGGTACGCGAGCTCGCCGACGGCATCAAGGCCGATACCGAAGCGTGGTTGGAGGCGAGCCGCGCCGACTTCGCGCAGCCTCCGCGCGGCGGCGCGGCCGCACGGGAGAAGGCCATCGAGGCTGCGAGAAGGCGTCGCCGCTCGATCGCGCCGTTCACATTGCGTGACGACCTGA
- a CDS encoding TrmH family RNA methyltransferase, with protein sequence MTSHVRHRPADPLERHREIVVACAPLRSRVNLSGIVRTAGCCGVPRIIACGNARVDHTIARDAVESVRVENRRTLAPVLRDLRNDGYSVVGLEQTTSSVNIHEFAFPRRTALVVGNERLGLGDDELALTDACVEIPVWGKPNSYNVATATAMALYEYCRQYPHG encoded by the coding sequence ATGACCTCGCATGTCCGGCACCGTCCCGCCGACCCACTGGAACGGCACCGGGAGATCGTCGTTGCCTGCGCGCCACTGCGCAGCAGGGTGAACCTCTCCGGAATCGTCCGGACGGCCGGGTGCTGCGGAGTGCCGCGAATCATTGCCTGTGGTAACGCCAGGGTCGACCACACCATTGCCAGGGACGCGGTGGAATCGGTACGGGTCGAGAATCGTCGCACTCTCGCTCCGGTTCTGCGGGATCTGCGCAACGACGGCTATTCCGTGGTCGGACTGGAGCAGACGACGTCCTCGGTCAATATTCATGAGTTCGCTTTTCCACGAAGGACGGCGCTGGTGGTGGGAAACGAGCGGTTGGGCCTCGGTGACGACGAGTTGGCGCTGACCGACGCCTGCGTGGAGATTCCGGTGTGGGGCAAGCCGAACAGTTACAACGTTGCCACCGCCACGGCCATGGCGCTGTACGAGTACTGCAGGCAGTACCCGCACGGCTGA
- a CDS encoding YjiH family protein, producing MATERQGGEPTTHEAGTGVPMWKFFVYSLLGILVFFVPIPVNGESSIILDHLVTALETAIPGVLPYLALAVILAGAVHPFVSGTWNRSPVSVVFSIAKVVGLIVGFMLVFELGPAWLFAADMGPFLLHKLVIPVGLLVPIGAVFLALLVGYGLLEFIGVLLQPVMRPVWRTPGRSAIDAVASFVGSYSLGLLITNRVYKEGKYSGKEAAIIATGFSTVSATFMVVVASTLDLMGSWNTYFWTTLVITFLVTAVTVRIWPLAKVTDSYVAGTVPQPEQGHRGRRVARAWSEARDTVATAPSLGRNIATNLKAGLLMTMAILPSILSIGLLGLVLATYTPVFDWLGYAFYPVAWIMQAPEPLLVAKASAVGVAEMFLPALLVVESAAAVKFIVAVVSVSQIIFFSALVPCVVATDIPISVPRMIVIWFQRVVLTLILVTPMALLLY from the coding sequence ATGGCGACCGAACGACAGGGCGGCGAGCCCACTACCCACGAGGCGGGCACCGGCGTGCCGATGTGGAAGTTCTTCGTCTACAGCCTGCTCGGCATCCTCGTGTTCTTCGTGCCGATACCGGTGAACGGGGAAAGCTCCATCATCCTGGACCACCTGGTGACCGCACTGGAGACGGCCATCCCGGGGGTGCTGCCGTACCTGGCGCTGGCCGTGATCCTCGCCGGAGCGGTCCATCCCTTCGTCTCCGGGACCTGGAACCGCTCCCCCGTCTCCGTGGTGTTCTCGATCGCCAAGGTCGTGGGCCTGATCGTGGGCTTCATGCTGGTGTTCGAACTCGGCCCGGCCTGGCTGTTCGCCGCGGACATGGGACCGTTCCTGCTGCACAAGCTGGTCATCCCGGTCGGGCTGCTGGTGCCGATCGGCGCCGTGTTCCTCGCCCTGCTGGTGGGTTACGGCCTGCTCGAGTTCATCGGCGTGCTGCTCCAGCCCGTGATGCGGCCGGTATGGCGGACCCCCGGCCGCTCCGCGATCGACGCCGTGGCCTCCTTCGTCGGCAGCTACTCGCTCGGGCTGCTGATCACCAACCGGGTGTACAAGGAGGGCAAGTACTCCGGCAAGGAGGCCGCGATCATCGCGACCGGCTTCTCCACGGTGTCCGCGACGTTCATGGTGGTCGTAGCGAGCACGCTCGACCTGATGGGCAGCTGGAACACCTACTTCTGGACCACGCTGGTGATCACGTTCCTGGTCACCGCGGTCACGGTCCGGATCTGGCCGCTGGCCAAGGTGACCGACAGCTACGTAGCCGGCACGGTGCCGCAGCCCGAACAGGGCCACCGCGGCCGGCGGGTCGCGCGCGCGTGGAGCGAGGCAAGGGACACCGTCGCGACGGCCCCGTCCCTCGGCCGCAACATCGCCACCAACCTCAAGGCCGGGCTGCTGATGACGATGGCGATCCTGCCGTCGATCCTGTCGATCGGCCTGCTCGGCCTGGTGCTGGCGACCTACACCCCGGTATTCGACTGGCTCGGCTACGCCTTCTATCCCGTTGCCTGGATCATGCAGGCGCCGGAGCCGCTGCTGGTCGCGAAAGCCTCGGCGGTCGGGGTGGCCGAGATGTTCCTGCCCGCACTGCTGGTGGTGGAATCCGCGGCCGCGGTGAAATTCATCGTGGCCGTCGTCTCCGTTTCCCAGATCATCTTCTTCTCGGCCCTGGTGCCCTGCGTGGTCGCGACGGACATCCCGATCTCGGTGCCCCGGATGATCGTGATCTGGTTCCAGCGCGTGGTGCTCACCCTGATTCTGGTGACGCCGATGGCACTTCTGCTGTACTGA
- a CDS encoding DUF371 domain-containing protein, translating to MGDSAEVLLRLQCRGHANISATHDNTLEFSLDSEITGRATCVVGVDTRFATPAAPVAGPILVIIAAEGRSAQVRATANSRWRPGRNMVLRRGPDRLPNTLATEADLGSAQLPRDLVATLARPDASIEVTVQRDRPDAATLVLYRATGPEDRLAAEVAAAGTVFAKDAPARELLGGTDRIRSGAARPIDQDHLRAALAADGRALVVATSGGFTEEIAAVADRPDLRVEILGLPAEQSVSAVSPRRVPVLSLDAGRTRGLVRVLRTATQHALVVRCAHRDFPRVRELLLRERVAGTASFAMDVPWLAERPWRGPVSALPERPPGGNADVLLRIEPAEETNEVPEIPAVAIVRALLAEGVSAKTLARVLAETTDYSRRDAYAFVHELAGRSPER from the coding sequence GTGGGTGATTCGGCGGAAGTACTGCTCCGGTTGCAGTGCCGGGGACACGCGAATATCTCCGCGACCCACGACAATACCCTCGAGTTCAGCCTCGATTCGGAAATCACCGGACGTGCCACCTGCGTCGTGGGCGTGGACACCCGGTTCGCCACCCCGGCCGCCCCCGTGGCGGGCCCGATCCTGGTCATCATCGCGGCGGAGGGCCGGTCCGCGCAGGTACGCGCCACGGCGAACTCGCGGTGGCGCCCCGGCCGGAACATGGTCCTGCGCCGCGGTCCCGACCGGCTGCCGAACACCCTCGCCACCGAGGCCGACCTCGGCTCGGCGCAGCTGCCGCGGGACCTGGTCGCCACGCTGGCCCGGCCGGACGCCTCGATCGAGGTGACCGTCCAGCGGGACCGGCCGGATGCCGCCACGCTGGTGCTCTACCGGGCCACCGGTCCCGAGGACCGGTTGGCCGCGGAGGTGGCCGCCGCCGGCACCGTGTTCGCGAAGGACGCCCCGGCAAGGGAACTGCTGGGCGGCACCGACCGGATCCGTTCCGGCGCGGCCCGGCCGATCGATCAGGATCACCTGCGCGCGGCCCTCGCCGCGGACGGCCGGGCGCTGGTCGTGGCCACCTCGGGCGGGTTCACCGAGGAGATCGCAGCGGTTGCCGACCGGCCCGACCTGCGGGTCGAGATACTGGGGTTGCCTGCCGAGCAGAGCGTCTCGGCGGTGTCACCCCGGCGCGTTCCGGTGCTGAGCCTCGACGCCGGGCGCACCCGTGGCCTGGTGCGCGTGCTGCGCACCGCCACCCAGCACGCGCTGGTGGTGCGCTGCGCCCACCGGGATTTCCCCCGGGTACGCGAGTTGCTGCTGCGGGAGCGCGTGGCGGGAACCGCGTCGTTCGCGATGGACGTCCCGTGGCTGGCGGAGCGGCCGTGGCGGGGTCCGGTGTCGGCGCTGCCCGAGCGTCCGCCTGGCGGGAACGCGGATGTGTTGCTCCGGATCGAACCCGCGGAGGAGACGAACGAGGTTCCGGAGATCCCGGCGGTCGCCATCGTCCGGGCGCTGCTGGCCGAAGGCGTGTCCGCGAAGACACTCGCCAGGGTGCTCGCCGAGACGACGGACTACTCGCGCCGCGATGCCTACGCATTCGTGCACGAGCTGGCCGGCCGTTCTCCGGAGCGCTGA